A part of Sulfurimonas aquatica genomic DNA contains:
- a CDS encoding tyrosine-type recombinase/integrase: protein MSNESLLTKLDKYNILFIKEKKVLNCSINTISTYTSILNNFYEYILELDDIKEINELSKEIVVNFLNYGNKSSNNTQILKLAVLKSYFTFIDEKEDLKGLFELRFKKLTIKKESVEVDALTAEEVVRLLELFKKRSSSFNKNRDALLIKLILFTGIRASECLAVKLSDISLIEDESVYKIKIAGKGSKERFVYIKAESIQTELEFLVSAGYITNYITITNTSKPMSRIGLYNMVSNKMKKAKIAKSGVHILRHTFARNLVSKNINLSTISELLGHADITLTARTYAKSDEQSKIRAIIAES, encoded by the coding sequence TTGAGTAACGAATCACTCTTAACTAAATTAGATAAATATAATATTTTATTCATTAAAGAAAAAAAAGTATTAAACTGCTCTATTAATACAATAAGTACATATACTAGTATTTTAAATAACTTTTACGAGTATATACTAGAATTAGATGATATTAAAGAGATTAATGAACTTAGTAAAGAAATTGTAGTAAATTTTCTAAATTATGGAAATAAATCTTCTAATAATACACAGATACTTAAACTTGCAGTACTGAAGTCATATTTTACTTTTATAGATGAGAAAGAGGATTTAAAAGGTCTGTTTGAACTTCGATTTAAAAAGTTGACTATAAAGAAAGAGTCTGTTGAAGTTGATGCTCTTACTGCTGAAGAGGTAGTGAGACTACTTGAGTTATTTAAAAAGAGAAGTAGTAGCTTTAATAAGAATAGAGATGCTCTTTTAATTAAGCTTATTCTTTTTACAGGTATTAGAGCGAGTGAGTGCTTAGCTGTGAAGCTCTCTGATATCTCTTTAATAGAAGATGAGAGTGTTTATAAGATTAAAATTGCAGGTAAGGGATCTAAAGAGAGGTTTGTGTATATTAAAGCTGAGAGTATACAAACAGAACTAGAATTTTTAGTTTCTGCTGGTTATATAACTAACTATATAACGATTACTAATACAAGTAAACCTATGAGTAGAATTGGTCTTTATAATATGGTTAGCAATAAAATGAAAAAAGCTAAAATAGCTAAGAGTGGAGTGCATATATTAAGACATACATTTGCGCGTAATCTTGTTAGTAAGAATATTAATCTATCTACTATCTCAGAACTGCTTGGCCATGCTGATATTACACTTACTGCAAGGACTTATGCTAAGAGTGATGAGCAGAGTAAGATTAGAGCAATTATTGCAGAGAGTTAG
- a CDS encoding ATP-binding protein — protein sequence MDKSEIIEILNEWNYWNKELPQTQARTIYDSRISTLLNYNEVLVIKGIRRSGKSTLMLNSIKNLLANGVDIKNILFVNLEDPRFINKLSPELLQEIKDVYLEYLDPDEKPYIFLDEIQNIPNWEKWVNKEYELKLSNITISGSNSSMLSSEIASSLSGRYLQIDVYPLSFGEYLQFKSIEVKNKLDFVEKKIELNREFEAYLKYGAFPKVLDYETTDKRDLLITYKDSILLKDIVARYNLKEFKTLEEIAAFLLANSGISQSINKLKNNFHISYDMANAYLEYLIKAYMLFEIPKFDYSLKKQNANDKKYYSVDLGLSNIMRVPNLQTRGDDLETIVFLELLRRGYKVYYYKTSNGLECDFIVEEENAITQLIQVTSSLKDEKTKKRELRVFSKTIEDLQLKNIELFVIHEDNTLNVIYDDLNIKTVNIKEWLL from the coding sequence TTGGATAAGTCAGAAATTATTGAAATTTTGAATGAATGGAATTATTGGAATAAAGAACTACCACAAACTCAAGCAAGAACTATTTATGACAGTAGAATAAGTACTTTATTAAACTATAACGAAGTACTTGTAATAAAAGGTATACGAAGAAGTGGTAAATCTACATTGATGCTTAATAGTATAAAAAACTTATTGGCAAATGGTGTTGATATTAAAAATATCCTTTTTGTAAATCTAGAAGATCCACGCTTCATCAATAAGTTATCTCCAGAGTTACTACAAGAGATAAAAGATGTATATCTTGAGTATCTTGATCCTGATGAAAAACCTTACATATTTTTAGATGAAATTCAAAACATACCTAACTGGGAAAAGTGGGTAAATAAAGAATATGAACTTAAACTCTCTAATATAACTATAAGTGGCTCAAACTCTTCTATGCTTAGTAGTGAGATAGCATCCAGTTTAAGCGGTAGATATTTGCAGATAGATGTATATCCTTTAAGCTTTGGGGAGTATCTACAATTTAAATCTATAGAAGTGAAAAACAAACTAGATTTTGTAGAGAAAAAGATTGAATTGAATCGTGAATTTGAAGCCTATTTGAAATATGGAGCATTTCCTAAAGTTCTAGACTATGAGACAACAGATAAAAGAGATCTCCTAATTACATACAAAGACTCTATACTACTAAAAGATATAGTTGCTAGATATAATCTAAAAGAGTTTAAGACTCTCGAAGAGATAGCTGCATTCTTGCTCGCGAACAGTGGTATAAGCCAAAGCATCAACAAATTAAAAAATAATTTCCATATATCCTATGATATGGCAAATGCATATTTAGAATATCTTATCAAAGCATATATGTTATTTGAAATACCTAAATTTGATTACTCATTAAAAAAACAAAATGCTAATGACAAAAAATATTATAGTGTTGACCTTGGACTCTCTAATATTATGCGCGTTCCAAACCTTCAAACCAGAGGAGATGATTTAGAAACTATTGTATTTTTGGAGTTATTAAGAAGAGGCTATAAAGTCTATTATTATAAAACTTCTAATGGATTAGAGTGTGATTTTATAGTTGAGGAAGAAAATGCAATAACACAACTCATTCAAGTCACATCGTCTCTTAAAGATGAAAAAACTAAAAAGAGGGAACTAAGAGTCTTTTCTAAAACAATTGAAGACTTACAGCTCAAAAATATTGAACTTTTCGTAATACATGAAGATAATACATTAAATGTAATATATGATGATTTAAACATTAAAACTGTAAATATAAAAGAATGGTTACTTTAA
- a CDS encoding type II toxin-antitoxin system HipA family toxin, producing the protein MKIIVIKSSTPIGELSESASVIHFNYFDGIEQNSYIQGLKEKVNTSSYLFPVFENLLPEHEQLQLIKARYKIKGNIESLLHLDNIHGSFEFYTEENFKNYIVSPEEIFSYKDAREEILEQNYSFPNILSDYTVAIADAKIYPKGLQGSKAIGISGFQYKFSVSLDKDTKVISHNEDEDGGYIMKPYSKDNLIYSDDTSAYIPHLLVNEHIFMTLARDFGFNVPYNGIIKHKEDYLYVIKRFDRYQKSKIDHHEILTLLGKKSSLKYSVTALEAMKKAAEYLREDEILEMFNFFVFSIIISHGDFHAKNISLIYKTNALAERNMMLAPYYDISTIRIYKDTNDDDIGMMVKNKKRNIKKVDLLWLADKLNINKADAAKSIENLGLKFVQEFENYIDLLPREIKALKIVTNRYGYSKPFEEILRKYYTNRIQYIDKYLDIRVEEVEEDIWK; encoded by the coding sequence ATGAAAATTATTGTAATTAAAAGTAGCACTCCTATTGGAGAGCTTTCTGAAAGTGCAAGCGTTATACATTTCAATTATTTTGATGGGATAGAGCAAAATAGTTACATTCAAGGATTAAAAGAAAAAGTAAATACCTCAAGTTATCTTTTTCCTGTTTTTGAAAATCTTCTTCCTGAACATGAACAGCTTCAACTAATTAAAGCTAGATATAAAATTAAGGGAAATATTGAATCTCTACTCCACCTGGATAATATTCATGGTAGTTTTGAATTTTATACTGAAGAAAATTTCAAGAATTATATTGTCTCTCCAGAAGAAATATTTTCATACAAAGATGCAAGAGAAGAAATTCTTGAGCAAAATTACAGCTTCCCTAATATATTAAGCGACTATACGGTTGCCATTGCAGATGCTAAAATATACCCCAAAGGGCTACAAGGAAGTAAAGCTATTGGTATTAGTGGATTTCAATATAAGTTTAGTGTTTCTCTTGATAAAGATACCAAGGTAATCTCTCATAATGAGGATGAAGACGGTGGGTATATTATGAAGCCATACAGCAAAGATAACCTTATCTACTCTGATGATACCAGTGCTTATATTCCACACCTCTTGGTCAACGAACATATATTTATGACTTTAGCAAGAGACTTTGGTTTCAATGTTCCTTACAATGGAATAATTAAGCATAAAGAAGATTATCTATATGTTATAAAAAGGTTTGATAGATATCAGAAGAGCAAGATAGATCATCATGAAATTCTTACCTTGTTAGGAAAAAAATCCTCACTAAAATATAGTGTTACTGCTCTCGAAGCAATGAAAAAAGCTGCTGAATATCTTAGGGAGGATGAGATTTTAGAGATGTTTAATTTTTTTGTTTTTTCAATTATAATTTCTCATGGAGATTTTCACGCAAAGAATATATCTTTAATATATAAAACCAATGCTCTAGCTGAAAGAAATATGATGCTTGCTCCCTATTATGACATCTCAACAATTAGAATTTACAAAGACACCAACGATGATGACATAGGAATGATGGTGAAAAATAAAAAAAGAAATATAAAAAAAGTAGATTTGCTTTGGCTTGCAGATAAATTAAATATAAATAAAGCAGATGCAGCAAAATCTATAGAAAATTTAGGATTGAAGTTTGTTCAAGAATTTGAAAATTATATTGACCTGTTGCCTAGAGAGATAAAAGCTTTGAAAATTGTAACAAACAGATATGGCTATTCTAAGCCATTTGAAGAAATATTGCGAAAATACTATACAAATAGAATTCAATATATTGATAAGTATTTAGATATTAGAGTTGAAGAAGTTGAAGAAGATATTTGGAAGTGA
- a CDS encoding Fic family protein, producing MADIIKKWIWEHENYPNFSYDRERLSEKLKRAEYLRGLVSGVLCIANKEEFDELEITNLTNEIINTFQIEGEYLHRDSVRDSVAKAINQAYISSEDMSTRHTDNLVALMLDSNRNNELLSVQRLHGWHNALFANSSGYEGVKKINIAQFRDYDDMKVIENAFNRAGGVVKYLAPPHHLIKKDIDALIKYCNESNEDPYIKSALAHLWFVSIHPYDDGNGRISRAIADYVLSRDLKEEHKTYSMSTTIYTKRAQYYEMLDMTTNLHKNRHFDFTNWIEWNIDILISTFEKAYEDVLFIVKKAKFWDRCKMIKLSEGQTVFLDGFINKLSRDGNSEFSNIDYREITNTIPMTANRQIKKLLEHGLIAKVEGKAGRSTSYRILFDVED from the coding sequence ATGGCAGACATTATTAAGAAGTGGATATGGGAACATGAAAACTATCCAAATTTTTCATATGATAGAGAAAGGTTATCAGAGAAGTTAAAACGAGCCGAATACCTTAGAGGTCTAGTATCTGGTGTTCTTTGTATTGCTAACAAAGAAGAATTCGATGAACTTGAAATTACTAATCTAACAAATGAAATTATTAATACCTTTCAAATTGAAGGTGAGTACTTACACAGAGATTCGGTAAGAGACTCGGTAGCTAAAGCAATCAATCAAGCTTATATTTCATCAGAAGACATGTCTACTAGGCATACTGATAACCTCGTCGCTCTTATGCTGGATAGTAATCGAAATAATGAGTTATTGTCTGTCCAGAGACTACATGGTTGGCACAATGCACTTTTCGCTAATAGTAGTGGCTATGAAGGTGTTAAAAAAATTAATATTGCTCAATTTAGAGATTACGACGATATGAAAGTGATTGAAAATGCATTTAATCGAGCAGGGGGAGTAGTTAAATATCTTGCTCCTCCTCATCATCTTATTAAAAAAGATATAGATGCGTTAATTAAATATTGCAACGAAAGCAATGAGGATCCTTATATTAAAAGTGCATTAGCACATCTATGGTTTGTTTCTATTCACCCTTACGATGATGGAAATGGAAGAATCTCCAGGGCTATTGCAGATTATGTACTCTCTAGAGATTTAAAGGAGGAACATAAAACCTATTCTATGTCAACAACAATCTATACAAAACGAGCCCAATACTATGAGATGTTAGATATGACTACTAATCTTCATAAAAATAGACACTTTGACTTTACAAATTGGATAGAATGGAATATTGATATTTTAATTAGTACCTTTGAGAAAGCTTATGAAGATGTGCTTTTTATTGTGAAAAAGGCTAAGTTTTGGGATAGATGTAAAATGATAAAATTAAGCGAAGGACAGACTGTATTTCTTGATGGCTTTATCAATAAACTTTCTCGGGATGGCAATAGTGAGTTTTCAAATATTGATTATAGAGAAATTACAAACACAATACCAATGACAGCGAATAGACAAATTAAGAAATTGCTTGAACATGGATTGATTGCAAAAGTAGAAGGCAAGGCTGGTCGTAGCACAAGCTATAGGATTCTCTTTGATGTAGAAGATTGA
- a CDS encoding IS1182 family transposase, producing the protein MPNYKEGLNRHQQLLFPPSLDEYVDENNPVRAIESYVDSIDLADLGVFTSSGGSDGQPAYHPALLLKIYLYGYLNSIRSSRKLEREIKRNVEMMWLCAGLTPGYKTIANFRKDNPKVLKQLFRDFVMLCRSVDLIDGAVVAIDGAFLRANASKNQLISEKVTIKDIKSVDEKITEYLGALEYSDKCESKETTPIVKMECLKRLNKRKTKLDADLNILKERQVKQYCKSDPDATLMTKPAHHLIAYNTQIAVDGKYKFIVATNISSKGVDHDQLYPMATQAKEATGNEQIKVAADAGYFSSKELKRCIDEGIDVYVPMPDKQKKQKDKGKFPRDAFTYDETEDCYICPNDKVLKRQKTTYENKGIKRFMYYGTRSVCKVCPLHSECISDIANAKRLWRWEHEALITEHRTKMKTSKAKAMIKERAALAEHPFGTIKQKLGWSHFLVRGKTKVAGENALIMLTYNFRRLLNLIGITLFQKLIEAHKHGNLESIKQEIAEYLAVLYFIRAFFRQKMSLSV; encoded by the coding sequence ATGCCAAACTACAAAGAGGGTTTAAACCGTCATCAACAACTTCTTTTTCCTCCCAGTCTAGATGAGTATGTTGATGAGAATAATCCAGTAAGAGCAATTGAGAGCTATGTTGATAGTATTGATTTAGCTGATTTAGGAGTCTTTACATCTAGTGGTGGTTCTGATGGTCAACCAGCATACCATCCTGCACTACTTTTGAAGATCTATCTCTACGGTTATCTCAATAGTATTCGAAGCTCTAGAAAGCTTGAGCGTGAGATTAAACGTAATGTTGAGATGATGTGGTTATGCGCAGGACTCACTCCTGGATATAAGACCATCGCTAACTTCCGTAAAGATAATCCCAAAGTACTCAAGCAACTTTTTCGTGACTTTGTGATGCTATGTCGTTCTGTAGATTTGATTGATGGTGCAGTAGTTGCTATTGATGGAGCTTTTTTACGTGCTAACGCTTCAAAGAATCAACTGATCTCAGAAAAAGTAACTATAAAAGATATAAAGTCAGTTGATGAGAAGATAACAGAGTATCTAGGTGCACTGGAGTATAGCGATAAGTGTGAGAGCAAAGAGACAACACCAATAGTTAAAATGGAATGTCTAAAGCGACTGAACAAACGCAAAACCAAACTAGATGCTGATCTTAATATCCTTAAAGAGCGTCAAGTAAAACAGTACTGTAAAAGTGATCCTGATGCTACCTTAATGACTAAACCAGCACATCATCTGATAGCCTATAATACACAGATTGCTGTTGATGGCAAATACAAGTTTATTGTAGCTACCAATATCTCCAGCAAAGGAGTTGATCACGATCAGCTCTACCCTATGGCTACCCAGGCCAAAGAAGCTACAGGGAATGAGCAGATAAAGGTCGCAGCTGATGCGGGCTATTTCAGTTCTAAAGAATTAAAGCGATGTATCGATGAAGGGATTGATGTCTATGTCCCCATGCCAGACAAACAGAAGAAGCAGAAAGACAAGGGGAAGTTTCCAAGAGATGCATTTACCTATGATGAAACCGAGGACTGCTATATCTGTCCGAATGACAAAGTGTTGAAGCGACAAAAAACCACCTATGAGAACAAGGGTATTAAGCGTTTTATGTATTATGGCACTCGCTCTGTATGTAAAGTTTGTCCATTGCATTCAGAGTGTATTTCAGATATTGCCAATGCAAAACGTCTGTGGCGCTGGGAACATGAAGCACTCATTACTGAACACCGTACAAAGATGAAAACATCAAAAGCCAAAGCTATGATAAAAGAACGTGCCGCACTTGCAGAACATCCGTTTGGTACAATCAAACAAAAGCTTGGCTGGAGTCATTTTCTGGTGCGTGGCAAAACAAAGGTTGCTGGAGAGAATGCTCTGATTATGCTTACCTATAATTTCAGACGACTATTAAATTTGATTGGGATTACTCTGTTTCAAAAGCTGATAGAAGCACATAAACATGGTAATCTTGAGAGTATCAAGCAAGAAATAGCGGAGTATCTAGCAGTTTTATACTTTATTAGGGCATTTTTTCGTCAAAAAATGAGTTTGAGCGTCTGA